The following coding sequences lie in one Myxococcus xanthus genomic window:
- a CDS encoding DUF2147 domain-containing protein has product MNATRWFGLASLTVLLASNAFAEDKAPAATNAAVGRWTTIDDETKKPKSVIAIYEENGKLYGKIEKLFREPKEEQNPLCDKCEGSLKDQPIIGMTILRDLKKDDDEWSGGSILDPANGKTYKCKVAVEDGGKKLKVRGYVGMSLLGRTQYWVRAE; this is encoded by the coding sequence ATGAACGCAACCCGCTGGTTTGGACTCGCTTCCCTGACCGTGCTGCTGGCCTCGAACGCCTTCGCCGAGGACAAGGCCCCCGCCGCGACCAACGCCGCCGTCGGCCGGTGGACGACCATCGATGACGAGACGAAGAAGCCCAAGTCCGTCATCGCCATCTATGAAGAGAACGGCAAGCTGTACGGGAAGATCGAGAAGCTCTTCCGCGAGCCCAAGGAAGAGCAGAACCCGCTCTGCGACAAGTGCGAGGGTTCGCTTAAGGACCAGCCCATCATCGGGATGACCATCCTTCGCGACCTGAAGAAGGATGATGACGAGTGGTCCGGCGGGAGCATCCTCGACCCGGCGAATGGCAAGACCTACAAGTGCAAGGTCGCCGTCGAGGATGGCGGCAAGAAGCTGAAGGTCCGCGGCTACGTCGGGATGTCGCTGCTGGGCCGCACCCAGTACTGGGTCCGCGCCGAGTAG
- a CDS encoding ammonia-forming cytochrome c nitrite reductase subunit c552 — protein sequence MTEKQRRFSGVKLVIAVAVAAALAAAGVTALLVNIMERKQEAKNPFYRVVELDDTITDPEVWGRNFPLQYDSYKRTVDQQRTRYGGSEAVARTPSQADPRTVVAQSRLEEDPRLVTMWSGYAFATDFREERGHAHMLDDQVYTERQHVTQQPGTCIHCHASVYVPYKKLGDGDLIKGFEKMNQMPFMEARKLVEHPVSCIDCHDPTTMQLRVTRPGFIEGIAALKASQGVPNFQVNQDATRQEMRTYVCGQCHVEYYFKGKEKRLTYPWAKGINIDQIMAYYDEDGHSDWTHKLTGAKVLKAQHPEFELYNQGIHAKSGVACADCHMPFMREGAMKVSDHHVRSPLLNINRACQTCHKWSEAELLQRAETIQTRTFETRNLAMDALVDLIHDIESAQKAGLPEEALAKARDLQKRAQFYLDFVEAENSMGFHADQEAVRILSNSINFSRLGQNALRPGGGASTSPTTRPQGAPAPLTPVSTDGAGETQQGSK from the coding sequence ATGACCGAGAAGCAACGGCGCTTCAGCGGCGTCAAACTGGTGATTGCCGTGGCGGTGGCTGCCGCCCTGGCCGCCGCTGGCGTCACCGCGCTCCTGGTCAACATCATGGAGCGCAAGCAGGAGGCGAAGAATCCCTTCTACCGGGTGGTGGAGCTGGACGACACCATCACCGACCCGGAGGTGTGGGGGCGCAACTTCCCGCTGCAGTACGACAGCTACAAGCGCACGGTGGACCAGCAGCGCACCCGCTACGGCGGCAGTGAAGCCGTGGCGCGCACGCCGTCCCAGGCGGACCCACGCACCGTCGTCGCGCAGAGCCGGCTCGAGGAGGACCCTCGGCTGGTGACGATGTGGAGCGGCTACGCCTTCGCCACGGACTTCCGCGAGGAGCGCGGCCACGCGCACATGTTGGACGACCAGGTCTACACCGAGCGCCAGCACGTGACGCAGCAGCCGGGCACCTGCATCCACTGCCACGCCAGCGTGTACGTGCCCTACAAGAAGCTCGGTGACGGCGACCTCATCAAGGGCTTCGAGAAGATGAACCAGATGCCCTTCATGGAGGCGCGCAAGCTGGTGGAGCACCCCGTCTCATGCATCGACTGCCACGACCCCACCACGATGCAGCTGCGCGTGACGCGACCAGGCTTCATCGAGGGCATCGCCGCGCTCAAGGCCAGCCAGGGCGTTCCCAACTTCCAGGTGAATCAGGACGCGACGCGCCAGGAGATGCGCACGTACGTGTGCGGGCAGTGCCACGTCGAGTACTACTTCAAGGGCAAGGAGAAGCGCCTCACGTACCCCTGGGCCAAGGGCATCAACATCGATCAGATCATGGCCTACTACGACGAGGACGGGCACTCCGACTGGACGCACAAGCTCACGGGCGCCAAGGTGTTGAAGGCACAGCACCCCGAGTTCGAGCTGTACAACCAGGGCATCCACGCGAAGAGCGGCGTGGCCTGCGCGGACTGCCACATGCCGTTCATGCGTGAGGGGGCGATGAAGGTCAGCGACCACCACGTGCGCAGCCCGCTGCTGAACATCAACCGCGCGTGCCAGACGTGCCACAAGTGGAGCGAGGCGGAGCTGCTCCAGCGCGCGGAGACCATCCAGACGCGCACCTTCGAGACGCGGAACCTCGCCATGGACGCGCTGGTGGACCTCATCCACGACATCGAGTCCGCCCAGAAAGCGGGCCTGCCCGAGGAAGCGCTCGCCAAGGCGCGAGACCTTCAGAAGCGTGCCCAGTTCTACCTGGACTTCGTGGAGGCGGAGAACTCCATGGGCTTCCACGCGGACCAGGAGGCAGTGCGCATCCTGAGCAACTCCATCAACTTCTCGCGCCTGGGCCAGAACGCGCTGCGGCCCGGTGGTGGCGCCTCCACCAGCCCCACCACGCGGCCGCAAGGCGCTCCGGCGCCGCTGACGCCCGTGTCCACGGATGGCGCGGGTGAGACGCAGCAGGGCTCGAAGTAG
- the nrfH gene encoding cytochrome c nitrite reductase small subunit, with translation MFRVSSASRTLLAVALGLALGAAIGIGGYTFAYAKGAAYLQDDPAACANCHIMTEQYDGWRKSSHHAVATCNDCHTPAGLVPKYLNKASNGFWHSFYFTTGTFPDPIRIRPANRQVTENACRNCHASLVESIETPHEDSLQCLTCHNSVGHPEGSGNPELIRQEVER, from the coding sequence GTGTTCCGCGTGTCCTCGGCCTCCCGCACACTCCTGGCAGTGGCCCTGGGGCTCGCCCTGGGCGCGGCCATTGGCATCGGTGGCTACACCTTCGCGTACGCGAAGGGCGCGGCCTACCTGCAGGACGACCCAGCGGCCTGCGCCAACTGCCACATCATGACCGAGCAGTACGATGGCTGGCGCAAGAGCAGCCACCACGCGGTGGCCACCTGTAACGACTGCCACACGCCGGCAGGGCTGGTGCCCAAGTACCTCAACAAGGCGAGCAACGGCTTCTGGCACTCCTTCTACTTCACCACCGGCACCTTCCCGGACCCCATCCGCATCCGTCCCGCCAACCGGCAGGTGACGGAGAACGCTTGCCGGAACTGCCACGCCAGCCTCGTGGAAAGCATCGAAACGCCCCACGAAGACTCGCTGCAGTGCCTCACCTGCCACAACTCCGTGGGGCACCCCGAAGGCTCCGGGAACCCCGAACTCATCCGTCAGGAGGTTGAACGATGA
- a CDS encoding AraC family transcriptional regulator gives MAKQLQVPFTTKLPHPVYFRTASLPAAATYPRHRHPWGEFVYAFSGVMELKLAGSHYLAPPQYGIWLPPDVEHRGMNRFEASHCSLYLAQEWCRGLPKTTCALAVSPLMKSLLEHLRAHELAQPRTSAERRLFRVLIDQLTLAPTHGSYLPMSDDSLLEPVLTALEQHPEDERSLAEWARVLHTTERTLERRCQQHLGLSFSEWRQRLRVVKALARLEQGHTVEAIALDLGYSSASAFIAMFRRMTGTTPDKVRSHGFVAS, from the coding sequence ATGGCGAAGCAGCTCCAGGTTCCTTTCACCACAAAGCTTCCACACCCCGTGTATTTCCGGACGGCGAGCCTGCCTGCCGCGGCGACGTATCCCCGGCATCGGCACCCCTGGGGTGAGTTCGTCTACGCGTTCAGCGGGGTGATGGAGCTCAAGCTGGCCGGCAGCCACTACCTGGCGCCCCCGCAGTACGGCATCTGGCTTCCACCCGATGTGGAGCACCGGGGCATGAACCGCTTCGAGGCGAGCCACTGCTCGCTCTACCTCGCGCAGGAGTGGTGCCGGGGCTTGCCCAAGACGACGTGCGCGCTGGCGGTGAGTCCGCTGATGAAGTCATTGCTGGAGCACCTGCGGGCGCATGAGCTGGCGCAGCCTCGCACGAGCGCCGAGCGCCGGCTGTTCCGGGTGCTCATCGACCAGCTGACGCTGGCCCCCACCCATGGGAGCTACCTGCCCATGTCCGATGACTCGCTCCTGGAGCCGGTCCTCACGGCGCTCGAGCAACACCCGGAGGATGAGCGCTCCCTGGCCGAGTGGGCGCGGGTGCTGCACACCACGGAGCGCACGCTGGAGCGACGGTGCCAGCAGCACCTGGGGCTGTCGTTCAGCGAGTGGCGCCAGCGGCTGCGCGTGGTCAAGGCGCTCGCGAGGCTGGAGCAGGGACACACCGTCGAGGCCATCGCGCTCGACCTGGGCTACAGCAGCGCCTCCGCATTCATCGCGATGTTCCGGCGGATGACGGGCACCACGCCGGACAAGGTCCGGAGCCACGGCTTCGTGGCTTCGTGA
- a CDS encoding DMT family transporter, translating to MSSHRKPADGFALATMLALCAIWGMQQVAVKLAAPHIPSMMQMAVRSGVGALLVGLLCWVRGERGLLLRGPWRPGLVVGALFALEFLFVGEGLRHTHASHMGVFLYTAPVFAALGLHWLVPAERLRRTQWLGIAVAFVGIALAFGGGWLQGGINPGVLWGDALGLLAGLAWGATTVAIRVSALSDAPPTQTLLYQLVGGVALLLPVALLTGQAGPISMAPIAWASLLFQGVIVCFVSYLTWFWLLRRYLASNLSVFSFMTPLFGVSAGILVLNEHADGFFAVGAVLVLTGILIVSGSSLLRQQPALKTGTT from the coding sequence ATGAGTTCTCACCGGAAACCCGCGGACGGCTTCGCGCTCGCGACCATGCTCGCGTTGTGCGCCATCTGGGGCATGCAGCAGGTGGCCGTCAAGCTGGCCGCTCCCCACATCCCCTCCATGATGCAGATGGCGGTGCGCTCGGGTGTGGGCGCGCTGCTCGTGGGGCTGTTGTGCTGGGTGCGCGGCGAGCGAGGGCTCTTGCTCCGTGGCCCCTGGCGTCCAGGGCTCGTGGTGGGCGCGCTCTTCGCCCTGGAGTTCCTCTTCGTCGGCGAGGGGCTGCGCCACACCCACGCGTCGCACATGGGCGTCTTCCTCTACACCGCGCCCGTCTTCGCCGCCCTGGGCCTGCACTGGCTCGTGCCTGCCGAGCGGCTGCGGCGCACGCAGTGGTTGGGCATCGCCGTGGCATTCGTGGGCATCGCGCTGGCCTTTGGCGGTGGCTGGCTCCAAGGTGGCATCAACCCGGGCGTGCTCTGGGGCGACGCGCTGGGGCTGCTGGCAGGACTGGCCTGGGGGGCCACCACCGTGGCCATTCGCGTGTCGGCGCTGTCCGATGCGCCCCCCACCCAGACACTCCTCTACCAGCTGGTAGGCGGCGTCGCGCTCCTGCTGCCGGTGGCCCTGCTCACCGGACAGGCCGGCCCGATTTCAATGGCGCCCATTGCCTGGGCAAGTCTGTTGTTTCAGGGCGTCATCGTCTGCTTCGTCAGCTACCTCACCTGGTTCTGGCTCCTGCGCCGCTATCTTGCCTCCAACCTGTCGGTCTTCTCCTTCATGACGCCGCTGTTTGGCGTCAGCGCGGGCATCCTGGTGCTGAATGAGCATGCGGATGGCTTCTTCGCCGTGGGGGCCGTGTTGGTGCTCACCGGGATTCTCATCGTCAGTGGTTCGAGCCTGCTTCGGCAGCAGCCCGCGCTGAAGACGGGGACGACCTGA
- a CDS encoding 2OG-Fe(II) oxygenase, whose translation MTPVLPNPDDVLGTHNPLIIVLDDVLSVEECAALIERIEAEGPTAAPITTSAGFVMRPDIRNNSRVMFDDVPLAQTLFERIAPHVPHRLERDWTLCGANERLRCYRYDVGEYFAPHFDGAFVRTRDERSLLTFMVYLNECPGGGETNFLSLGHSVTPRTGSALLFNHHLLHEGATVTQGRKYALRTDLMYRRPASS comes from the coding sequence ATGACGCCCGTCCTGCCCAATCCGGATGATGTACTCGGAACGCACAACCCGCTCATCATTGTCCTGGACGACGTGCTCAGCGTGGAGGAATGCGCCGCGCTCATCGAACGGATTGAAGCAGAGGGGCCCACGGCGGCCCCCATCACCACCTCCGCGGGCTTCGTGATGCGCCCCGATATCCGGAACAACTCGCGGGTGATGTTCGACGACGTCCCCTTGGCGCAGACGTTGTTCGAGCGTATCGCGCCGCATGTGCCCCACCGGCTCGAACGCGATTGGACCCTCTGTGGCGCCAATGAACGTCTGCGCTGCTACCGGTATGACGTGGGTGAATACTTCGCCCCGCATTTCGATGGTGCCTTCGTGAGGACTCGCGACGAGCGAAGCCTTCTCACCTTCATGGTCTACCTCAATGAATGCCCGGGCGGAGGCGAGACGAACTTCCTGTCACTCGGGCACTCCGTGACGCCGCGCACGGGCAGCGCGCTGCTCTTCAATCACCACCTGCTCCACGAGGGCGCCACCGTCACCCAGGGCCGCAAGTACGCGCTGCGCACCGACCTCATGTATCGGCGCCCGGCCTCATCCTGA
- a CDS encoding alpha/beta fold hydrolase yields the protein MPAVHHRTVEVEGLEIFYREAGPEDAPVVLLPLGYPCSSFQFRNLLPALSDAWRLIAPDAPGFGYSATPDSSRFSYTFDGYARFLARFVETLGLRRYTLYLHDYGSQFGFRLALRAPERVAALIIQNGDIYVDQFGPKYRMLKESWANPTPERRAKLMAAVSEEGFRDEFIGEIPEDLVDRVSPDLWTLSWSLVERFGRKENLVHLLEDQRTTLAWMPRYQAYLREYQPATLILWGPHDGYMPEGAGRAYLRDVPDAELHVLDTGHWALETHLDEIASRMRGFLLRVHAVHTESSAYLL from the coding sequence ATGCCGGCGGTCCATCACAGGACGGTGGAAGTGGAGGGCCTCGAGATTTTCTACCGCGAGGCCGGGCCCGAAGACGCTCCGGTGGTGCTCCTGCCGCTCGGCTATCCGTGCTCGTCCTTCCAGTTCCGCAATCTGCTGCCCGCACTCTCGGACGCATGGCGGCTCATCGCGCCGGACGCGCCGGGCTTCGGGTACAGCGCGACGCCGGACTCGAGCCGCTTCAGCTACACGTTTGACGGGTACGCACGCTTCCTGGCGCGGTTCGTGGAGACGTTGGGGCTCAGGCGCTACACGCTGTACCTGCATGACTACGGCTCGCAGTTCGGCTTCCGGCTGGCGTTGCGCGCGCCCGAACGGGTCGCGGCGCTCATCATCCAGAACGGCGACATCTACGTGGACCAGTTCGGGCCGAAGTACCGGATGCTGAAGGAGTCCTGGGCGAATCCGACGCCAGAGCGCCGCGCGAAGTTGATGGCCGCGGTGAGCGAGGAGGGCTTCCGGGACGAGTTCATCGGCGAGATTCCCGAGGACCTCGTCGACCGCGTCAGCCCGGACCTGTGGACGTTGTCTTGGTCCCTGGTGGAGCGCTTCGGCCGGAAGGAGAACCTGGTCCACCTGCTGGAGGACCAGCGCACGACGCTGGCGTGGATGCCCCGCTATCAGGCATATCTGCGCGAGTACCAACCAGCGACCTTGATTCTATGGGGGCCCCACGACGGCTACATGCCCGAGGGCGCCGGACGTGCGTACCTTCGAGACGTTCCGGACGCCGAGCTGCACGTCCTGGACACGGGACACTGGGCGCTGGAGACGCACCTGGACGAAATCGCGTCCCGCATGCGGGGCTTCCTCCTGCGCGTGCATGCGGTGCACACGGAGAGCAGCGCCTATCTCTTGTGA
- a CDS encoding AAA family ATPase → MKANRIVLVSGPSGAGKSTVARGLAEQSPLERAVHLHTDDFYAYIRKGALAPWLPESHAQNTTVMTALAASAASYAVGGYEVMVDGVIGPWFFEPWLAAARTHRLDLRLIVLLPGEAETVARAVRRVHADALTDADVVRNIWRGFREVALPEGHVLDTSSQDAAETVGAVRRGLTDGRFRLETP, encoded by the coding sequence ATGAAGGCGAACCGAATCGTCCTCGTATCGGGCCCGTCAGGTGCTGGTAAGTCCACCGTGGCACGAGGGCTCGCGGAGCAGTCACCCCTGGAGCGTGCGGTCCATCTGCATACCGACGACTTCTATGCCTACATCCGCAAGGGGGCGCTGGCGCCCTGGCTGCCGGAGTCCCACGCTCAGAACACCACGGTGATGACGGCCCTGGCGGCGAGCGCGGCGAGTTATGCCGTGGGCGGGTATGAGGTCATGGTCGATGGCGTCATCGGCCCTTGGTTCTTCGAGCCCTGGCTTGCCGCCGCCCGAACCCATCGGCTCGACTTGCGCCTCATCGTCCTGCTTCCGGGTGAAGCGGAGACGGTGGCGCGTGCCGTGAGACGTGTCCACGCGGACGCACTCACCGATGCCGACGTGGTGCGCAACATCTGGCGAGGCTTCCGCGAGGTGGCCCTCCCCGAGGGACATGTGCTCGATACCAGCAGTCAGGACGCCGCGGAGACCGTGGGCGCCGTCCGCCGTGGGTTGACGGACGGGCGCTTCCGGCTGGAGACGCCGTAG
- a CDS encoding SRPBCC family protein, protein MTTESTHISVFIARSSADVYAYASQPRNLPAWAAGLSSAIHEADGHWVADSPMGRVTVAFAPANAFGILDHDVTLPNGETVYNPVRVIPAGDHSEIIFTLRRRGGMSTEEFRRDAEAVAADLERLKALLEGRGTR, encoded by the coding sequence ATGACAACGGAATCCACGCACATCAGCGTCTTTATCGCGCGCTCGAGCGCGGACGTTTACGCCTATGCAAGCCAACCGCGAAACCTCCCAGCCTGGGCGGCCGGCCTCAGCAGCGCCATCCACGAGGCGGACGGCCACTGGGTGGCCGACTCCCCCATGGGCCGGGTCACCGTCGCGTTCGCGCCCGCCAACGCCTTTGGCATCCTGGACCATGACGTCACGCTTCCGAATGGGGAGACCGTCTACAACCCCGTCCGCGTCATTCCGGCTGGAGACCACAGCGAAATCATCTTCACCCTCCGCCGCCGCGGCGGCATGTCCACTGAGGAGTTCCGTCGGGACGCGGAAGCCGTCGCAGCGGACCTGGAACGACTGAAGGCCCTGCTGGAGGGCCGAGGCACGCGCTGA
- a CDS encoding M57 family metalloprotease: MFKRAAVLMLNCGVLLSGCGPDSHPGNAELLSNLTEAGFRPDDITVVDDAVYVGGDAHVPLAASREMLQRGEGSKEHFRTTNIVGSSVTRICVNPTAEFRSHVRLSQGLDMALANYNALGLRITFVRSPATGCSAHITAKTMAGDGHAAGFPSGGLPYGTISIGTGLNSYGVDVSEHVITHALGHTIGLRHTDLFNPSISCGSGGGGGVIEPTGTGALHIPGTPTGATPGGSIMNACYPPDTDGEFTPSDIVALNYMY, encoded by the coding sequence ATGTTCAAGAGAGCGGCAGTCCTGATGTTGAACTGTGGCGTATTGCTGTCCGGCTGCGGGCCCGACTCACATCCCGGGAACGCTGAACTCCTCTCCAATCTGACCGAGGCAGGGTTTCGCCCCGACGACATCACCGTCGTCGATGACGCCGTCTACGTCGGGGGCGACGCGCATGTGCCGCTCGCGGCCTCCCGGGAGATGCTCCAGCGTGGAGAGGGAAGCAAGGAGCACTTCAGGACGACCAACATCGTCGGCTCCAGCGTGACGAGGATTTGCGTCAATCCCACGGCGGAGTTCCGGAGCCATGTCCGGCTCAGCCAAGGTCTCGACATGGCCCTCGCCAACTACAATGCCTTGGGACTCAGGATTACCTTTGTTCGAAGCCCGGCCACCGGCTGCAGCGCGCACATCACCGCGAAAACCATGGCGGGTGACGGTCACGCCGCGGGCTTTCCCTCAGGCGGACTTCCCTATGGGACGATTTCGATTGGCACCGGTCTGAACAGCTACGGCGTGGACGTGAGTGAACATGTCATCACCCACGCGCTGGGCCACACCATCGGCCTCCGCCACACGGATCTCTTCAACCCGAGCATCAGCTGTGGCAGCGGGGGTGGCGGTGGCGTGATAGAGCCGACGGGCACGGGCGCCTTGCACATCCCCGGAACGCCAACGGGGGCAACGCCAGGCGGGTCCATCATGAACGCCTGCTACCCGCCTGACACCGACGGTGAGTTCACCCCCTCCGACATCGTCGCGTTGAACTATATGTACTGA
- a CDS encoding endonuclease/exonuclease/phosphatase family protein: MLTWVLSLQESAAPSPPKPVTVMTYNVLYSAPEEDVQKSLDVIEKEAPDILCLRELTPRFARAFRKRLGKQFPHVRLVPRKGTWGVGIASRYRLLRTEHFPQTPHRMPALEADVRLGEHLVKVACVHLMAPGAKHERADDLLTSMEKNAVLRKRQAEALVRRYARWRGPVLVLGDMNEGRSGKAMEAFASAGFQHACDGPDAACGATWPGAASPLPSVVEIDHVLGRELRLTGAKVLRAGGSDHDAVRATLDFPP, from the coding sequence GTGCTCACGTGGGTCCTTTCCCTCCAGGAAAGTGCCGCGCCTTCACCGCCCAAGCCCGTCACGGTGATGACCTACAACGTCCTCTACTCCGCTCCCGAGGAGGACGTGCAGAAGTCGCTCGATGTCATCGAGAAGGAGGCGCCCGATATCCTGTGCCTGCGTGAGCTGACGCCGAGATTCGCCAGGGCCTTTCGGAAACGACTGGGGAAGCAGTTTCCCCACGTGCGACTGGTGCCGCGAAAGGGAACCTGGGGTGTGGGTATCGCCAGCCGGTATCGGCTGCTGCGAACGGAGCACTTCCCCCAGACGCCACACCGGATGCCCGCGCTGGAGGCGGACGTCCGGCTCGGTGAGCACTTGGTGAAGGTGGCCTGTGTGCACCTGATGGCGCCAGGTGCCAAGCATGAGCGGGCAGATGACCTGCTCACTTCCATGGAGAAGAACGCGGTGCTTCGGAAGCGCCAAGCGGAGGCGCTGGTGCGGCGCTATGCGCGATGGCGAGGGCCGGTCCTGGTGCTGGGGGACATGAATGAAGGCCGCTCAGGGAAGGCCATGGAGGCCTTCGCCTCCGCGGGTTTCCAGCACGCCTGTGACGGACCGGACGCCGCCTGCGGTGCCACCTGGCCCGGCGCTGCCTCCCCCCTCCCGAGCGTCGTCGAAATCGACCATGTCCTTGGCCGCGAACTTCGCCTGACCGGTGCGAAGGTGCTGCGTGCGGGAGGCTCGGACCACGACGCGGTCCGGGCGACGCTGGACTTTCCACCGTGA
- a CDS encoding N-acyl-D-amino-acid deacylase family protein, whose protein sequence is MDLIVENGLVFDGLGNPPRKLHVGIRGNTVTTLSEAAIPRAPHTRVIDATGHWVTPGFIDCHTHYDAEVELAPSLSESVRHGVTTVMMGSCSLSLALGTPEDLADMFCRVEAIPYDTVRSLLEERKTWNTLGDYLTHLEQLPLGPHVASFLGHSALRAHTMGLHRSLEPGLRPREDELRAMESLVREGLELGYVGLSIMTLKWDKMGGSRDIRSRPLPSTYARWSEYRRLTRLLRERGRVFQGVPNISTKVNVVLFFLESIGLFRPSLKTTVISMMDTRANRGIHRLIGVLSQVANRLLGADFRWQALPEIFDLWADGIDLVVFEEFGAGAAALHLQDAASRAGLLRTPEYRSRFRREWTNRFLPKAFHRDFNESRILQCPDASVVGKSFAQVAKEQGRDAVDVFLDLISTHGDALRWYTVMANDRREELERICRHPDILMGFSDAGAHLRNMAHYNFPLRLLRLVREAEKRGEPFMSVERAVHRLTGELAGWFGLDAGVLAEGRRADLVVIQPEGLDAKLDKVAEAPMENFGGFVRLVNRNDAAVKAVLISGREAVNEAGVSPALGRERGFGGVLRAQA, encoded by the coding sequence ATGGACCTCATCGTCGAGAACGGCCTCGTATTCGATGGTCTGGGCAATCCCCCGCGCAAGCTCCATGTGGGCATTCGGGGAAACACCGTCACCACGCTTTCGGAAGCAGCGATTCCGCGCGCCCCACATACGCGCGTCATCGACGCCACCGGCCACTGGGTGACACCGGGCTTCATCGACTGCCACACGCACTACGACGCGGAGGTGGAGCTGGCGCCCTCGCTGTCGGAGTCCGTGCGACACGGCGTCACCACGGTGATGATGGGGAGCTGCTCGCTCAGCCTCGCGCTGGGCACGCCCGAGGACCTGGCGGACATGTTCTGCCGCGTGGAGGCCATTCCCTACGACACCGTCCGGTCGCTGCTGGAGGAGCGCAAGACGTGGAACACGCTCGGCGACTACCTGACGCACCTGGAGCAATTGCCGCTGGGCCCCCATGTCGCGTCCTTCCTCGGGCACTCCGCGCTGCGAGCCCACACCATGGGCCTGCACCGCAGCCTGGAGCCCGGCCTGCGCCCACGGGAGGACGAGCTGCGCGCCATGGAGTCCCTGGTGCGCGAGGGGCTCGAGCTCGGCTACGTGGGCCTGTCCATCATGACGCTCAAGTGGGACAAGATGGGCGGCTCGCGCGACATCCGCAGCCGCCCCCTGCCGTCCACCTACGCCCGCTGGAGCGAGTACCGCCGCCTGACGCGGCTGCTCCGTGAACGAGGCCGTGTCTTCCAGGGCGTGCCCAACATCAGCACCAAGGTGAACGTGGTGCTGTTCTTCCTGGAGAGCATCGGGTTGTTCCGCCCGAGCCTCAAGACGACCGTCATCTCGATGATGGACACGCGCGCCAACCGGGGCATCCACCGCCTCATCGGCGTGCTCTCCCAGGTGGCCAACCGGCTGCTGGGGGCGGACTTCCGGTGGCAGGCCCTGCCCGAAATCTTCGACCTCTGGGCGGACGGCATCGACCTGGTCGTCTTCGAGGAGTTCGGCGCGGGCGCCGCAGCCCTCCACCTCCAGGACGCCGCCTCACGTGCGGGGCTGCTGCGAACGCCGGAGTACCGCAGCCGCTTCCGCCGCGAGTGGACGAACCGCTTCCTGCCGAAGGCCTTCCACCGGGACTTCAACGAGTCGCGCATCCTCCAGTGCCCCGACGCCAGCGTGGTGGGCAAGTCCTTCGCCCAGGTGGCGAAGGAGCAGGGGCGTGACGCGGTGGACGTCTTCCTGGACCTCATCTCCACCCACGGAGACGCCCTGCGCTGGTACACGGTGATGGCCAACGACCGGCGCGAGGAACTGGAGCGCATCTGCCGGCATCCGGACATCCTCATGGGCTTCTCGGACGCCGGGGCGCACCTGCGCAACATGGCGCACTACAACTTCCCCCTGCGGCTGCTGCGACTGGTGCGCGAGGCGGAGAAGCGCGGCGAGCCCTTCATGAGCGTGGAGCGCGCCGTCCACCGGCTGACCGGGGAGCTGGCCGGGTGGTTCGGCCTGGATGCGGGCGTGCTCGCAGAGGGCCGCCGCGCGGACCTGGTGGTCATCCAGCCCGAAGGCCTGGACGCGAAGCTCGACAAGGTGGCCGAGGCGCCCATGGAGAACTTCGGGGGCTTCGTCCGCCTGGTCAACCGCAACGACGCCGCGGTGAAGGCGGTGCTCATCTCCGGGCGCGAAGCGGTGAATGAAGCCGGCGTGTCTCCGGCCCTGGGCCGTGAGCGCGGCTTCGGCGGCGTGCTCCGCGCCCAGGCATGA